In the Nothobranchius furzeri strain GRZ-AD chromosome 1, NfurGRZ-RIMD1, whole genome shotgun sequence genome, tccttcccacaggaggaaagaaccaccataaatcgtgTTGATAAATCtgaccatttggtaagtagcagccacGCTAGGGGGgcagagattatgtggtgatgtcacatatacgACATGCTgatttctggtttgtagtcatgctaattaccaacatttacaagctgataaatctcaaaatacGTGACAGGCGTGTTTGAAACACTCATCAttggttttcatttaaattgcagtataaCATATGTGGGATCCAGGGCCTAAgggaaagcggattagaaaatagagttttagcctcattgacttgcatttattttttacgTTCATCCTGGGACACATAAGCCGACCGGAAAGGTAGgccacttaggctccctatagcttcTTAAGCTACCATTAGCTTAGCTGCTAAGCTAACTTACGAAGCTACATTTTAATCAGAAACTAGGCAAGGGCCATTTTCTTTTTGctgataaatgagtgtctaatcatgctgtagacacgtgcagtcaataatttggcactttagtgcatcttagttcaaatttaaatattctgcctaaaactgtcagtgttgcaccattgtcaggtaaaaactgcattgcatttgaatttaaatctgccaccactattggctagaGGTACACTattatgttagctggtacattatgatgtcacaatgttgttgtcaatctatggctgtgtctcaattcagggtctgcatccttcgtcggctggttacgtcacagcgccgcgactaggcctgtctcaatctgaagactccttcaaatgcggtcggtgaatccggccttcttttcgcctgaatgaaggatgggtccggtgtatccttcattggtttacatttcccaagatgccttgcgggctggatggcagaacttttaaaaacaatggcggacagtgaagcgggagctgtcggagaggattgcgcatataaatgtcagtataaacttgaaaactgttaggttaaggactttttgtgaatgaatgttattttagtttgaaatgttacagtaaaagtgcttgtattgcggtctcggctcgtatgttcggccgctcggtgtcgtacttctcccgctacgttttcccctgattttaatagaagtttgtattttaggtacaagagaaaaccagggaatttattaagcttagggcggagatggaccacatgttcactggagcaaagtattcggcggctgtggcatggaggtacaataacatctcatattttaagtttagttttttctgcgaaaacacgaATGTAATAACCCATTGTCCTCTTTTCTatatcttttctcttcctgtttttttttcttacatgtttgttaagactattctggagaaaatgggcatccaggggaaggtgacagcgatgaccagcttctggagctgatcagggaggacatgaggctgcagagcagcagagggcacaggagagaagagaGAACTTTTACAGGCTTTTTACTTtgatagaaaaaatggttaagaaagattaaacatgtacatataaaagaaacatctaaataaaatcagttctgtattaaacacttgaattttatttttgtttacaaatgtgaattgtttaatattaaagggtatccgctgggtcttgaaaagtcttaaaaggtgataaatcggttttggtcaaattaagacccttaaaaagtattaaaaactattatcacatctttgctcaggctcagcttgtcgaaagtattttctctgaattagctctccaacagtcaaggaaattattaaaaagctaaataaaatttCGAGCtccttccttctcccttctgctcagcggttccacggttgctaggcgacagaaTGTTCGTGAGGGAGTGGCTGGAATTCATGAAGTCTAGgcttgtccaaattcacagccgttaacatccggtctactcagccgacggaggacccagcccaagtcggccgagtaggctgggtctttcgaaggatgcagaccctgaattgagacacagcggaTGTGTGTGTCTAGTTGTCGTCTCCGCCcttttggtctgccaggcaacagcatttgttgcatttttcatacATGAAGTGGGggtggaggagtctggcagggggtgacttgctctttaagaaaaacaACACCTAattaattacattttatttttcaaatttttaGGTCTTTAAGGCTTTTTAATCATAACCAATTAGAAAACTCTCAAGGCCCAGAATAAGCATAGATAAAAAGTCTGTTCTAATAGCCATCAGGTTTAAATAACTAAGATAATGTTATTACTGTTTATTGTTGTTTTGAGGGTCATTATATCAATGTTTCAAAGTGTTTTGTTCCGTACaatttaaagtaaaaaacaatCATCTGCCGAAATTAAGCATTCCAGTTTGAATACAGGAAAAACATTGGCCGTTTATCAGTACTCAGGTATGCtagtatgttcttgtgtactagtCAAGTATGTTGTTGGCAAGGACACAAAAGTCTGTTCTACCGAGTACAGGAGGATGAGGACGTCAATTGGAACATAGCCGTACTCCGTTGTTTCCTCGCAACAAGCGCTGCTTCTTGCTATTGAAGGTGAGCTCAAGTCGCCATTgttctgcagccaggtcctcttGGAATTACGACCCTGTTTGCTTTGCTTTCCATACATTCTAACTAAACACATCCGAGTCAACAGGCGTCGCTCGCGCGCTCTCCACTCAGCTTCAACATCGAGTTCTCAATCCAAGATGGCGTCTCAGTACTACCGGGAGATGCAGGACAActtcaaaaacaacaataaaagtcGGGAGTTCCAGGCTCATTCAGCGAAAGTTCACTCGGTGGCCTGGAGCTGTGACGGCAGGAGACTGGCTTCCGGTTCGTTTGATAAAACTGCCAGCGTGTTTGTCCTGGAAAAGGACCGTTTGGTGAGTTCCGGTTGTTTCAATGATGTAGCGCGCCAGCAATGACGGCGCTCTGGGTCTTGGCGTGACCTGCTGGCTACCGTCATGGTGCGTTGGGTTGTGACTTGTGATTATTTTGTGGCTCAAAATAAGCCGGAGAGTCGCTTCGCAGTCGGATCTCCTGCGTTGCGGGGGACACTGGGCGACCCTATTGTGAGATTCGTTGAAGGGTGGACAGTCGCGATTCAGGTGTTGTTCTTGGAAGGAGGAGTTCTGTGGTTGCTACCCGGTAGCTGTCTCCGTGTTTTTTGGTAGGTAGACGTGTTCGAGACAGTGGATGATGTTCTTCTGCGGTTCCGCGCGCATTTTTCTGGGTGTAATGGGGGTTACTGTATTCAGTCTGGTCGTGTTGTTTAGTGTGTTTGTGGCAGCCTCTTGGGCGTCTAGCCTGCATCACCAAAGACAAAGCTAGCTGCTGTGTGTATTTGCTACGGCTAACATTAGAATTTTAACTGTTTTCCACACCGGTCTAATCCCATCATTAACAGTTACAACAGAGTAGATAACTGGTCGTTTAATAAACGGAATGGGTTTACTGAGTTAAGTCATTTTAATATGAAATGCCTCTTCGCTGTAAGAAACCAGGAGAATGAGATTCAGGCTGCATTAGAAGACTGTCACCCTTTGGCACATTGCCATTGAGTTAAATACAACTACTGATGACTTCTATAGCGTTTTTTTATATCCTGCTTAATGTGGCTAAATATGTTCAGGACAAAGTTATAAAACTAAACTTCATGCATAAAAGATGCAAGACTGAATCTGCattttaaacaaaacattttaacaaAGTAACTGAGTTTATTCAGTTAGATTTTTTTCCCACCAGGTGAAAGAAAACAACTACAGAGGACACAGTGATAGTGTGGATCAGCTGTGCTGGCATCCAACCAACCCTGACCTTTTTGTCACAGCATCTGGAGATAAAACCATTCGCATATGGGATGTACGCACCACTAAATGCATCGCCACAGTCAACACGAAAGGTAGGGTGATCACACCTGTTGGAGCTGAAATCTGACCCAGCAGTGCTTTGAACAGATAGACGGTCACATCTTCAACCAGCACTGGTCTGGGTTCTATATTTCTGCTGTTGCTTTTCCTCTCACTTTTGAACAGTTTAGGGTGAAGCTTacagctttttgtttttgtagtttgggggggggggggggggggcagtaataTTTATTAATGTGTTACAAAAGGATCCACAGACATCAGGACTAGTTTTCCCTGTAATTGTTGTTTTTTAACTACAAAGTTATTTTAAAGTACAAATGTACATCTTTTAACATGTAACTACATAATGAAAGGCGGCTGGGTAAATAATTGACTGGAACAATGCATTGTCTGATATTTTCTTATTTCCTCAGTAATCGTTTATCAACCCAGCTTGTGCAAACCCAACCAATCTCAACAGGTTTTTTGATCagatggaagaagaaaaaaacacgtCAAACAAAAATATTCTGTCTAGTATTAATTTCTGCAGATTTACACAAAACCCAAACATGCTGAGCTCTGGTTAAAAACTTAAACAGCTGCAACATTTAGGCCGTCTTATTGTTTTAAAGAAAAATATGAGGAGGAAAAGCTTTACTTGAACTAGTTTTAAAATACAGTTTGAGAAAATAGCTTGGAGCCAGAAACTGAAACCgaaaaaattaaatgttttccAGTTTATTTTGGGTGATGACATTTAGAGGCCGACTGATATATTAAACTTTTTCTATATCAGCCATCGGCCGAAATTATTTATAAAAGCTgataaaaaaatacaataaaatcagGCCAACTGCCCCTATTACTAGGATGAAGATAGGACtcaaaggaccccaacacaccgttttttaatgttttgagtttgttttatattacaACTTCAATAAATAATTAAGAGATTCATTTACTTTAtgctgcacacagtgagtgttcagttgtctttcacaatcaatgtgctgctaaaacatttATATATTAGCTTTAATAATTGGCTTTAGATATCAGCCATTGGCAACAAAATCCTTTAAAAATCTGTATCAGCAACAGCCTTAAAAAACATGTCGGTCAGCCTCTCATTAAAGTACTTTGATACCATGGGTCGTCATTTGTACTAGAAATAgagaaattaaatgtttttgtcttattctaGCAGTTGAAATTATGTTGTTCAaaaataatgtgttttttttttattgtttattttgactTTAGGAGAGAACATCAACATCTGCTGGAGTCCCGACGGTCAGACCATTGCTGTTGGGAACAAAGACGATGTGGTGACTTTCATCGACGCCAAGACGCATCGCTCCAGGGCGGAGGAGCAGTTCAAGTTCGAGGTGAACGAGATCTCCTGGAACAACGACAATGACATGTTCTTCCTCACAAACGGCAGTGGCTGCATCAATATTCTGAGGTAGGATCCAAatgaagtaccgtattttcacgactatAGGGCGCACtgtgttatagggcgcagcttcagttacgggtgtctttttggtatttaacacatacaaaaggtgcACCGGGTTATAGGGTGCAGGCGCGGCacgtaaaacgtaccggtaaaacatctgtgcgggctcgggactcgaaacatatcagtgcaaaccagacattgtgaaaattataaacagccaaaagcatgcttcactttactgttctagtcctggtttagacctggtttagagcgcacgtgcacttcctcattgcgtgcgctgacggctcgtgctcttctaatgggctcgacacacgggaggcaacttcgcctctcctccactcattttcaatgagacatgcgcgacaaagcgataatcgcgggtctccctcctactaaagccgggcgtacaccgggagtgctgcaggaggccacacagggatttatggggttggatgaggaaaacgaaataaagaaagtaaatctgtgttttgtgatcagtttaatttgacatgaacacgacaaacacgctttcttgacaatctttgtgagtaaaaaaacgtgtagaaataaaacgaacagcgtgtgttattagggaaatagcgggcgagcggtgttgatgcatggttgcgcatgcgccgtgagcggttctggtactttttgggtcacagctgctcgcagcaccgttagaagcgctgatgcgctgtgttgaagttcagaatgtgtttaccggtagttggtggatttaaccacataaactttccacatgaacaaaatcatatgtgtgttattaataggcctaagaaaatagtgtgatttgaattgtgttttattaaccctctggggtccatggacgcgtatctgcgtcttttgaacaggtctgatttgggatgctgtagcagcaagactccacctccctgagtttcggtttcaattcagctttaaaaaggagattgtaAACTATACCCGTTTTTAAAttctgttaataggcaacgtaaaagcggagttatacaaaactaaaaaaacgacctatttttagacaatctgataacttgtcaaaactagggctgctcaattaatcgaattttaatcacgattacgatctgagttttgaacgattataaaaaaacaaaacaagccgattatttgctcctcccacttgcgctgccctgagttgcaaatgaagcgctcctcctagggtgttgccaacttggcgactttgacgccatttctaacagcttttcagacccccttcttgactttttaaatcttaaaagtacctagcgaacacctcagaaacatctctggtaacccttagctactttctggataactgtcgtcgacatttcctgaaggttagctaaacactccgcctgcactccggaccgttcttcaggacattaggaaagggaatgatgcagtgatgtgtcggtcgctaaagaaacggctctcggagccggctccttgttggagtaaccagagtgagtggcacacacaccacacctgcggactcctgagccgctaaaaacagctaaatgagcACGTGCggtgtgctaaacacacgtgcagcttgccccgattcctgtgagaccgggttgggaggtggggggtgcagctgtggttgggacaattattacattaactgatggacttgtaaataaatagtttataaataaggtagaaataagttcctcacgctgataaataataactaatctctctgaggacacggtgctagtgcactctcctacagcaccttgacacgactcaataaatgttatgtaacattttgtgaacatcaatttgtttgcatttatttgttataaaggctgctgtataattcttgcagtcagtatttgcaaggtattggtatttgggtctgtactggttagacttaaatgagttaaaccaaggtctgtagcccttgggtcatagactatgagctataagtatattggtctttttatactgggaatcaggagttattgtaGTGATCATTGTAAAGAAAAACTTGgttgctcagccatattgtaaaactggctggctggtcatattgtaaggagaaactgtctttactcagttttattgttaagaagactcaaaggttgttttcatcgataaactgacgataatatctgagtgtctgtgtttcagttcaatgaggaaaccagtttgacgattaaaagttttaattcttcaaattaaactaatgattttgaaaattgacaaacaggaaataacaatcaacattactttgtgggacaatctttaacagttgatatgctgttcttgctcaaatagaccttctgtcggtgaatgaagattgagtgtgatatgatgtgattatggatgcgtgtgtgtgtaaagtgtcgtgagaattgaacatgaggtgagatgaatgcgtgtgtgcatctgattttgcttcaggaagaaacagatgtctgagtgaaaagtgatggtttgaataaacttaggtttagttggaaaagatgcatcaaaacgctatctgtcgtgttttgcctcaccgaaaatcggaccctctgttggacccgggacgtcactaggatgtttcatccagggcaccttggctggcaaagaagacaaagatgcgctgcgaaccggtccagagttgccctcggtacacgttgatggtaaagcgttttgtcgacgcgctttcttaagttaattcactcagaaatcaaaagactcagtaatgagtctgcgttagaagttgcgattcagctattctttcTGGCTGACAGAAACGGCGTGagaagggggggagggggggggggagagagtaacgagccaacaggctctgtccccccttcaggttttcaggtccactctctttcgttgtccaacacgaactgaaatcatgagactgaaacttaccaaaaacctttctcttctcaaagcaaacgtgtgcgtcatcaaatgtgtctggagtttactgtgggaagatgtgtgtgggtgtgtgtgaatgtttgtgtgcttgagtgtgtgaagttcagtaccaaacattctcaacattatttaagaatggattcattaagccattataattaccccaaagcataatagtcattcatttgattaaacacatttataatgagcaaaatgataatggttactttaacattaaaatcaagaaaaagaagtttaaactttatgttttgacttggtctgggtacaactcatggaaacacatcttctggtagactgcaggtggctgatgttatggtttcctcccagactcgctggcgttcaggtcttaatctgtgggtgaaagttctcaatgacccagctttgacctagctgcgtccagcaccacctttgtgacagaaaacccatatttcctcacgttacatcatcttgtttcttatttttgtcctgattttgccctgagcaattttatgactgaataaaaacaaataaaatcagcataaatagaaaaatcgtcctaaataatcgtgatctcaatttcagtcaccataatcgtgattattatttttgccataatcgagcagccctagtcaaaacagcagtttagtaatccgtgagagggaatgtgctcgtgaacataaaaaacccacaaaaacatgagatccttttgctgttggtggaagtctcacatattcaaatGATAAAAaggatcattatgtagctgagagagagaggaaggctgcacgagtaaccagatgtgcgcaaaaaggagccgctttgcggggaaaggagtggcgcgaacggagtacagtggggcaaaaaagtatttagtcagccaccgattgtgcaagttctcccacttaaaatgatgacagaggtcagtaattttcatcataggtacacttcaactgtgagagacagaatgtggaaaaaaatccatgaattcacatggcaggatttttaaagaatttatttgtaaatcagggtggaaaataagtatttggtcaataacaaaaattcatctcaatactttgtaacataacctttgttggcaataagaggtcaaatgattactataggtctttaccaggtttgcacacacagtagctggtattttggcccattcctccatgcagatcttctcgagagcagtgatgttttggggctgtcgccgagcaacacggactttcaactccctccacagattttctatggggttgaggtctggagactggctaggccactccaggactttcaaatgcttcttacggagccactcctttgttgcccgggcggtgtgtttgggaccattgtcgtgttggaagacccagccacgtttcatcttcaaagctctcactgatggaaggaggttttggctcagaatctcacgatacatggccccattcattctgtccttaacacggatcagtcgtcctgtccccttagcagaaaaacagccccaaagcatgatgttcccacccccatgcttcacagtaggtatggtgttcttgggatgcaactcagtatccttcttcctccaaacacgacgagttgagtttataccaaaaagttctactttggtttcatctgatcacttgacattctcccaatcctctgctgtatcatccatgtgctctctggcaaacttcagacgggcctgaacatgcactggcttcagcagcggaacacgtctggcactgcaggatttgattccctgccgttgtagtgtgttactgatggtgacctttgttactgtggtcccagctctctgcaggtcattcaccaggtccccccgtgtggttctgggattcttgctcactgttctcatgatcattttgaccccacgggatgagatcttgcgtggagccccagatcgagggagattatcagtggtcttgtatgtcttcctttttctgataattgctcccacagttgattttttcacaccaagctgcttgcctattgtagattcactcttcccagtcaggtgcaggtctacaattcttttcctggtgtccttcgaaagctctttggtcttggccatagtggagtttggagtctgattgtttgaggctgtggacaggtgtcttttatacagataatgagttcaaacaggtgccattaatacatgtaacgagtggaggacagaaaagcttcttaaagaagacgttacaggtctgtgggagccagagattttccttgtttgaagtgaccaaatacttattttccaccctgatttacaaataaattctttaaaaatcctgccatgtgaattcatggatcttttttcacattctgtctctcacagttgaagtgtaccaacgacgtaa is a window encoding:
- the thoc3 gene encoding THO complex subunit 3; amino-acid sequence: MASQYYREMQDNFKNNNKSREFQAHSAKVHSVAWSCDGRRLASGSFDKTASVFVLEKDRLVKENNYRGHSDSVDQLCWHPTNPDLFVTASGDKTIRIWDVRTTKCIATVNTKGENINICWSPDGQTIAVGNKDDVVTFIDAKTHRSRAEEQFKFEVNEISWNNDNDMFFLTNGSGCINILSYPDLKPIQSINAHPSNCICIKFDPMGKYFAIGSADALVSLWDVEELVCVRCFSRLDWPVRTLSFSHDGKMLASASEDHFIDIGEVETGEKLWEVQCDSPTFTVAWHPKRPLLAYACDDKEGKYDNNREAGTVKLFGLPNDS